In one window of Laspinema palackyanum D2c DNA:
- a CDS encoding tetratricopeptide repeat protein: MSTEHQEGEQNYEYWKREGDRFRVAKAYLEAIAAYECALLQKPTACYAWQQRGEVLKRLHRYEEAIASYRKALEVSANPIARYQAWNGLGALFFTLERYEESIFAYKQALALCPNSMGSPHILEMEGIAWSRLNRYLEARDCYERAYYKAVEISDKTAKTNN, from the coding sequence TTGTCAACCGAACATCAAGAGGGTGAACAAAATTATGAGTATTGGAAGCGGGAAGGCGATCGCTTCCGGGTAGCAAAAGCCTATCTCGAAGCGATCGCCGCTTATGAATGTGCTTTACTCCAAAAACCCACCGCCTGCTATGCATGGCAGCAACGGGGGGAGGTCCTCAAACGGTTGCATCGCTACGAGGAGGCGATCGCCTCTTATCGCAAGGCCCTAGAAGTCAGCGCTAATCCGATTGCCCGTTATCAAGCCTGGAATGGCTTAGGGGCCTTGTTCTTTACCCTTGAACGTTATGAAGAATCAATCTTTGCCTATAAACAAGCCCTGGCTCTGTGTCCCAATAGCATGGGTTCCCCTCATATTTTGGAAATGGAAGGCATTGCTTGGTCGCGATTAAATCGCTATTTAGAAGCCCGGGATTGTTATGAGCGCGCCTATTATAAAGCCGTAGAAATTTCAGACAAAACGGCTAAAACAAACAATTAG